A single window of Gossypium hirsutum isolate 1008001.06 chromosome A10, Gossypium_hirsutum_v2.1, whole genome shotgun sequence DNA harbors:
- the LOC121207619 gene encoding putative lipid-binding protein AIR1, which translates to MASNVKASTALVLSLNLLFFALVSSHNVENPVYIHPGDVYHNGRITHGHPGTCNPLNLGVCVGLLGLVDVNLGNVPTEPCCSVIEGLVDLEAAVCLCTAVRANMLGIPIDLPISLSLLLNKCGREVATEYICST; encoded by the coding sequence ATGGCTTCTAATGTTAAAGCATCAACTGCTCTTGTTCTTTCTCTTAACCTTCTTTTCTTTGCTCTTGTAAGCTCTCACAATGTCGAAAACCCCGTTTATATTCATCCCGGAGATGTGTACCATAATGGCAGAATCACTCATGGTCATCCCGGTACATGCAATCCCCTAAATCTCGGTGTATGCGTTGGCCTGTTGGGTTTGGTGGATGTTAATCTCGGAAACGTACCTACAGAACCATGTTGCAGCGTGATTGAAGGATTGGTCGATCTTGAAGCTGCAGTTTGCCTTTGCACTGCTGTTAGAGCCAATATGTTGGGCATTCCCATCGACCTTCCTATTTCATTGAGCCTCTTACTCAATAAATGTGGAAGAGAAGTAGCTACGGAATACATTTGCAGCACTTAA